Genomic window (Arcobacter aquimarinus):
ATCAAGCGTTGGCGCATCAACTCTAATTAAACCTTTTTCTAAAAGCATAGGAGCTAAAACTTTTCTATTTTTATTTGCAACTTCAACAGCTTTTATAAGTGTATTTTCATAATTAATTGCATTATTAAGAGGAATTGAACGACGTAAGCACATTCCGCCAAGAGGTAAAGGTAATCCACCACCACTTAATTCCAACCAAACATCCCACATTTCACGTTCAACTTCTAATTCATTGTCATAAGTTAATATTGATTCATGAATTAATACACCTGCATCTACTGTTCCATCAAGAACTGCTTTTTCAATATCTAAGAAATTCATATATGTAATTCTTGCATTTGGATAAGCAATTTTAAACAAAAGTGCATTTGTTGTAAATTCTCCACTAAGAGCTACTTTAAAATTCTTTTTAAGAACAGTTCCTTTTTTCTTTATAAGTTTTGGTCCGTAACCTTCACCAAAAGAGACAGCTGTTTTTAAAAGTGCGTAATCATCTTTAACAAAAGGATATAAAGCAAAAGAGATTGCACAAATATCATATACACCTTTTAATGTAGCCTGATTTAATGTCTCTATATCTAAAGCTATATTATCAAATTTTGCATCATCTGGAGTCACCCAACCAAATTTAATTGCATAATACATAAAAATATCATCTGCATCAGGTGAATGTCCTACACTAATATTTTTCAAAATCGTTCCTTTTTATTTATAAATCATATTCAAATTTTAATTTCTTGATTATATCAAAGATAGAACTTGCATATAAAACACCCGTATTGCTATTAAATCTCCAGCCTGTATTATAACTTGCCCAAATTCTAACCCAATTTTCTTTATGAATTTCTCGCCAATAATCAATCTCAACAATAGCATTTGCTGTTGCAAATCCCACATCTGTTAAAAGTTTTTTTGCAAAATAATTTCTATTTTGTATATTATCTTCAACTTTTTGTCTTCTAATAACACTTTTTATATTTGATTGAAAAAGTCCATAATCATTACTTACACTATTTATTTGTTTTTTGCCAACTGAAGACTCTTTTATTGCAATTGCCATTAAAGTATATTTCATCATGGTATCATCAGTTAATGTTTTTATTTTCTTTAAAATTATTAAATCTGTATTTGTTAATCCCAAAGAGTTTGAATAACTAAAACTAAAAACTAAAAAAATTAAAAGTAAGATTTTTTTCATAGATGAAGTTTACAATAATTCTAATCATTTTTCCAAATGATTAGAACTTGTAAATAGGATTAAAATCCTGAATTAGTAACATATGTACCAATAATATTCAATAAAGGCTCAACCAATAAAATAGAGATTATTGCTAAAAGAACTGCCAAACCAACTACTGATTTCATTGGTGTTGTTGCATTTTGCATAAACTTTGTATTACTAATTCCTACTTCTGGATCTCTTAAAAACATATAAGAAACAGGTCTTAAATAGTAGTATGCTGCAATTGCTGAATTTAATACTATAATCACAGCTAAAGCAATATGCCCTGCATTTACAGCACTTGCTATTAAATACATTTTACCCCAAAATAGTGCAAAAGGTGGAAGTCCAGCTAATGCAAATAAAAATAATCCTAAAATCGATGCTGTAAATGGAGAAATTTGAGCAAGTCCTGAGAACTTCTTAAATGTATATGGAGATTCATAATCGTTATACTCTTTTCCTCTATTTAACCAAAGCATACCAAATGCTCCAAAGTTTGTAATTGTGAATAAAATCCAATATAAAAATAGTGCTGTTGTTGCTTGATGTGTTCCAATTACAATAGCAGCCATTGCCATACCTGCATTTGAAATTGAAGAGTAAGCTAACATTCTTTTTATATCTTTTTGTTGTAAAGCAATTAAATTTGGAATAGTCATTGTTAAAATAACTGTTACATAAAGCATAGTTTGAATAATTGCATCATTTGCATGAATAAATATCTCAAAAAATCTTAAAGCAACAACAAATCCTGCCATTTTTGGAACAACCGATAAAAATCCTGCCATTGCTGAAGTTGAACCTTGATAAACATCTGGAACCCAAGTATGATATGGGAATAAAGATAGTTTAAATCCAAGAGCAGCAAACATAAATACAAATCCAACTAAAACTAATACATAATTAGCATAATTCTCTTTTGATAAGAATCCATCTTGAGTAACCACTTGTGCTATTTGAGATAGTTCTACACTTCCTGTAATTGCATAAAATATCATAGATCCAAATACAAAAAATCCAGCCGTTAAAGCACCCATTGTAAAATACTTAATAGCAGCTTCAATAGATACCATTCTATTATGCATAGCAATCATTGTATATAAAGCAAGAGATGATGTTTCAAGTCCAACAAAAATCATAATCAAAGAGTCAGAACTAACCATAAACTGTAATCCTGCAATTGCTAAAAGATAAAGTGCAAAATATTCGGCATATCTAAACTCTTGAAATCTTAATTTTGATAAACCTAAAAGAACAAAAAGTATTCCTCCACCTATAATTATACATTGAGATAAAACTGCTATCCCATCTAAAAGCATAATATCAAATACTCCTCTTTCATCACCACTAAATGCTAAAAGAGTAAATAAATCAAATACTAAAAATAGAACTACCAAAATTACATAAAGAGATTTATGTTTATTAGTGTTAAATATATCAGTTAATATAATAGCTAAAGCACCAATAATGGCAACAGACATAGGTACTATTGTTCCTAGATTTAAACTCTCTAGGCTTACGTTAATAGGCTCAATCATTATTTAACCTCCCCAATAGAGTTTAAAGCTCTTAGTTTTTCTTTTGTATCTTCATTAACTGCTTTTATTTCCATAACTTTTGTAAGATGAGTAACAGAAGTATTCAATGGGTCTAAAATCACTTTTGGATATATTCCAAGAGCAATGATTAAAACTACTAAAGACCCAAGAGCAACTAATTCTCTTCCAAAAATATCTTTCATAGATTTATTTTCTTCTTTTACTAATTTTCCAAAAAATACTTTTTTATACATTGCTAACATATAAATTGCACTTAAAACAATCGTTAAAGCTCCTATAAATGCCATTATAGGAGAGTATTTAAAGAATCCTAATAAAGATAAAAATTCACCAATAAATCCAATAGTTAAAGGAAGTCCAATAGATGCCATTAAAACAACTATATAAACCACTGCAAAAACAGGCATATTATGTGCTAATCCACCAAAATCTTTTATCATTTTTGTATGTCGTCTATCATATAAAACCCCAACACACATAAATAAAGCTCCTGAAACAATTGCATGTCCAATCATTAAATAAACAGCCCCCGAAATACCCTCAACATTTAAAGCAAAAACTCCAAGAGTAATAACTCCCATATGAGAAATAGAAGAGTAAGCTATCATTTGTTTCATATCTTCTTGAGCATAAGCTAACATTGCAGTATAAATAATAGCTATAAGTCCTAATGTTGCCATAAATCCTACAAAATAAACACTCGCATCAGGAAATAGTGGAAGCGAAAATCTAATAAATCCATAAGTTTCCATTTTTAGTAAAACAGCTGCTAAAATAATAGAACCTATTGTTGGTGCTTGACCATGTGCAATTGGTAACCAAGTATGAAAAGGAAACATTGGAACTTTTACTGCAAATCCTAAAAAGAATGCTATAAATAACCAAAGTTGTAAATCAAATGGTAATACAACACTATTCCAGTCAAGTAAACTAAAGCTCCAAACACCTGTTGTTTGATTATAAACATATCCAAAATATAAGATACCAATTAACATAATTAAAGAACCTATAAATGTATATAGGAAAAATTTAATTGCTGCGTAAAATCTTTTTTCTGCTCCCCAAAATCCAATAATATAAAACATTGGAATTAGTGTTAATTCCCAGAAAATATAAAATAAAACAACATCTAAAGAACTAAATACTCCAACCATTGTCATTTCTAAAAACAACATCGTAATAATAAGGTTTTTTACATCTTTTTTTTCTGTTAATCCAATAATTGCAATCATTGTCATAAATGTAATCATTATGATTAAAAATATAGAAACCCCATCTACTCCAACTATATAATTTATTCCATAAGAACTTATAAGAGGTAGTGTTTGAACAAACTGCATTCCTGCAACATTTGTATCGAAGTAGTACCACATTAATAGTGCTAAAACAAACTCAACAACCGTAACTACAACTCCAAATTGTCTCATTGAATCCTTATGAATCAAAAATCCAACAACTGCTGCAGCTGCAGGAAAAAATATCAACATCGATAAAATATTTTCCATTTACATAACCCCTTAAAGTACCGATAAAACTAAGGCAAGAACTAATCCTAAAATTAATCCAAATACCATAAGTCTTAATGATGATGATAAATTACCAGACTGAATTATTCTAGCTTTTACCCCTAATTTATTTACAAAATGTGCTAATCCATCAATAGAAGCATCAATTAATTTAACTTCTATAACTTTAAATATCCAAACTGAAATCGCATAGTATGGTTTTGAAATACAAACTTCATAAATTTTTGGAATATAATATTGATTACTCAATAATCTATAAATAAATGTATCTTCCCATGATTTACTAAATCCACCATTTCTATATTTAAACACAGCAACTAAAATACCTAAAATAGCTACACCACTTGTAACTAAAATCAAAATCCAAATAGTTGCATTATTAAGATTTGAAGCTTCCCATGTTGGTAATATTTTTGTTACAAACTCTACAAACTGATGTTCAAACATTCCAGCAACTACAGCTAAAACTGCAAGTGGTATCATAGAAGCTATTACAAAACCTTTTGCTTCATGAGGATGGAATTCATCATTTGAATAGTTTTGTTCACCAAAGAATATTTTCATAACAAGTCTAAATGAATAAAATGCTGTTAATCCAGCTGTTATCCATAAAGTTCCCCATAAAATAATTGCATCAGCATTAAATGCAGCTTCTAAAATTTTATCTTTTGAGAAGAATCCAGCAAGTGGGAAGATTCCAGCAAGTGCAAGTGATGCTACAATCATAATAATTGAAGTAGCTTTCATCTTCTTATGTAAACCACCCATTTTTCTAATATCAAGTTCATCACTCATAGCATGCATAACATTTCCTGCACCTAAAAATAATACTGATTTAAAAAATGCATGTGTAGCTAAGTGAAATAATGCAACCCAATAAGCACCTAAACCAGCCGCAACAAACATATACCCAAGTTGTGAAAGCGTTGAATATGCAATGATTCTTTTCATATCATTATTTACTAAAGCCATAGTTGCTGCAAATATTGCAACAAATGCTCCTAAACAAGCAATTGCATAACCAACCTCTGGAATTAAAGTATAAAGTTCATTTGCTCTTACAACTAAATAAACTCCTGCTGTTACCATCGTTGCAGCATGAATCAATGCCGAAACTGGTGTTGGTCCTTCCATCGCATCTGCAAGCCAAGTATGAAGTGGAAATTGAGCTGATTTTCCCATTGCTCCTACAAATAATAAAACACCTATCCAAATTAGTGTACTTGTTTCAAGAGTTGATACTTGAGCAAACACAATATCATATTGTAAACTTCCAATATTCCAATAAATAATAAACATTCCAAGTAAAAGACCTAAATCTCCAACTCTATTCATTATAAATGCTTCATTAGCTGCCCAAGTAGCTGATTCTTTGTGGTACCAAAAACCAATTAGTAACCATGAACAAACTCCAACACCTTCCCATCCTATAAATAAAACAGCAAAGTTATCAGCCATCACAAGAACTAACATTGAAAAAACGAAAGCTGAAAGATAAGAGAAATATCTATTAAATCCCTTATCATGTTCCATATATCCAATAGAGTGAATATGAACCATTGTAGAAACAACTGTTACCACACTCATCATAACAACTGAAACATGATCAACCACAAAACCAAAAGGAATATCTAAGTTACCTATTACTATCCAATCAAATAGATTTACATGTAAAGAGATATCTGTTGTATAAACATAATGCAACAAATTTAATGAAGCATACATTGATACAGCTAACATAAAAGAAGTAAACCATCCTGTAAAGGCTGTTTTTGGTTGAGTTGAAAATAGTGCAGCAACCAAAGAACCTATTAAAGGAGCAAAAAGAGCTATATATACAAATTTTTCCATAATTACCCCTTCATCCCAGCTATATCATCTAAATTAATAGAACCTGTTCTTTTATACCAAAGAATCAACAATCCAAGTCCAATAGCAACTTCACTTGCAGCAACTGCAATAATAAAAAATGCAAACATTTGACCTGTTAAATCTCCATGAAATTTAGAAATTGCAGCAAAACCAACATTTACAGCATTTAACATAATTTCAGTTGAGAAAAAAAGCATCAAAACATTTTTTCTTCTAATTACACCAATTAATCCTATACAAAATAGGAGCGTTGAAAGTATTAAATAGGCATTAAGTGTCATTTAACATCCTTTTGTGATGCTTCATCTTGTTTGATTTTTTCATCAATTTCTTCTTCTTTCATCTCTGAATAAGAGTAATCCATTTTTTTTCCTGCAAGTACAATTCCACCAATCATTGCAACCAAAAGCATAATGGCTGCTAATTCAAATGGAAGTAAATATTTTGTAAATAATACAAGTCCTACATCCACACTATTTCCATATTCAGGATGAACAGGATAATTTGCTTCAATATTTTGACCTATAATTGGTGCAATTAAAACAACAACTACAATTAATGCTACCATTCCAGAAAGTAAAAATACCAATCTTGGATTTTTGATTTTTTCTTTTACTTCTGATAAAGAGTCAAAAAACATCATACCAAAAGCATAAAGAGCCATAACAGCTCCTGTATAAACAACTATTTGAACAGCTCCTAAAAAGTCTGCATTTAATAAAAAGAAAAATCCTGAAATAAATATCATTCCAGCAGCCAAAGAACTTAAAGCATATAAAGCATTGTTAGTTAAAACAGTAATACCAAACATACCAATAGTTAAAACCGAAAAAATTATAAAAGCTACAACTTCAAACATTCAAACTCCTTAGTATGATAATGGTGTTTTTTTGATTTTTTTATCTGCATCAGGAGATACTGAACCATAACCATCAAATTCAAGTTGTGCACCTAAACCATTTGCCGAAGTTAAAATATCTTCTTTAAGTGAAAAATGTGCTCTTTGTTCACTTGAATTTTCATATCTTCCACCATGAACAATAGCAAGTTCTGGACAAACCTCAGCACAATATCCACAGAAGATACATCTTCCCATATTAATTGTATATTGCATAACTTCTTTTCTTGAATTTTCATCAATTCTTGTTTCCATTCTTATACAGTTTGAAATACAAATCTTTTCACAAAGTCCACATCCAATACATCTTTCTTCACCTGATTCTAAAAGTCTTAGAAGCTTGTGTACAGCTCTATATCTAGGGCCAATAGGTAATTTTTCTTTTGGATATTGAACTGTTGCCATTTCACCTTTAAATAATGCTCTATACATTATTCCAAAAGTGATTTTTAAACCTGTAAATAACTCACCTTTAACAGATCGAACCATTACTTGTTTGAACATATCCCAAGAAGTTTTAGGATAATTATCTTCTTGAACTGTAATATAATCTTCGCTTATATTTCTATTTTTAAACTTATTTAGTTCCATAATTAACTCCTAAAACATTAGTACAAAACCAGTAACTAAAATATTTAGTACTGCAAGAGGCATTAAAATTTTCCAACATAACCACATCAATTGGTCAGGTCTAATATGTGGCCAAGATGCTCTTGTCCATAAGAAAAGGAAAATCAAAAACATAACTTTTAAAACAATTGCTAAACCACCTGGAATAAACCATAATGGCTCAAATCCACCCAAGAAAATTAATGCAACTAAAAAAGAGATTGTAAAAAGGTTTGCATACTCTCCAATAAAAAACATCCCCCATCTCATACCTGAATACTCTGTTGCATAACCAGCAACTAATTCAGCTTCATGCTCAAGCAAGTCAAAAGGTGTTCTATTAGTTTCAGCAAATCCAGCAATTACAAATAAAACAAAAGCAACTGGTTGAGACCAAATTATCCAGTTTGAAACACCACCTGCTTGATAATTATTTATATCAATTAAAGAAAGACTTCCTATCATCATAAGTGGAGCTAAAAGAGCAAGTCCTGATACAACTTCATAAGATAAAAGCTGAATTGCAGTTCTTGCACCTCCAAGTAATGCCCATTTATTAGCACTACTCATACCAGCTAAAAGTGGTCCATAAAGCCCAACTGCTCCGACAGACATTACAAATAAAACCCCAACATTAATATCACTAATTATTGGTTTTACTGTATATCCAAACATTTCAAATTCAGGGAAAAAAGGAATGGCACTCATTGCTATAAATGCTGTTGCAGCTGTTATAATTGGTGCAACCATAAAAATAGGTCTATTTACATTTGCAGGAATAATATCCTCTTTTGTGAAAAGTTTAATTCCATCAGCTGCAATTTGTAACAATCCATAAGGTCCAACATTTGTAGGTCCTAATCTTCTTTGCATAAATGCTAAAACTTTTCTTTCAATATAAGTTGTAAATCCAGCGAGTGCTGAAAACACAGCAAGTACAACTATAACTTTTACAATAGTTTCTATTATGATACTTGATTCCATATTATGCCTTTACTACTTTTGCTTTATTAAATCTATATGTATTAAATAAAGCATTTGAAGAACTATTTTTCATAAATGTTGAAATATAAGGAATATTTCCCTCTATTTGAATATCAATATAAGCTGATAAAATCAACTCTTGATTATTTGCTATGACTTTTACCTTATCACCTTCATTTAACTCCAATTTTTCAAATAAAAATTTTGAGAAAAAGATACCATCCTGAAGTTTATCTTTAAACTCATGGGCAATTGCTGTAAATTCATTAAATTGATTTATTGGATTTGCTCTATAAATAATAAGTTCATTATCTTGTAATGTTATTCTTTCATCAATTATTGGTTTAAAATCATCTTGAATTGAAACCTCAAATGATTCTAAATCATAACCTCTATATTCAACTTGATCATTACCAAATTTGTTTGGTAAATCATCGAATTGTTCTGATTTATAACCTTTTTGAATTGGAAGTTTTACTGTATACTCAATTGTATATTCAACATCTGTTCCTAAAACTTCATTTGCAACTTCATTTAATGTATATCCTTTAAATTCTAAAGCTGCATTTGTTGGAATTACTTTTTTATCAATATTGGTAAAAGTTCCCTCTTGTTGGTTAAGAGCTGGAATATCTAAATTAGCATCACCTAAAGCAGATAGTTCAAAATCTGCTTTCATGTTATAACCAACACTAAATCCTTCAACTTCTTTTGATAAAGTACAGATTTGTGCAACTCCTAAAGTGTTAGTTTGTGTTGGAATAATAACCACATCAAAAGCTGTGCATCTATCTATTAAACCACAAAGTTTTGCTAAATTTACACTATTTGGATGAGTTATTAAATCTTCTGCAACAATTAAAGAAAATTTATCTTTTTTAGCTAACATATCTTCTAATAAATCAAGGAATTTTTCATCTTTTCCAAAAAGTTCCACTAAAGTTGAATATTCAAATTCTACTTCTTTTGAAACTTTATTTGTTACAACTTTTTTAACCTCTTTTTCTTCACCTGTTTCTTCATC
Coding sequences:
- a CDS encoding menaquinone biosynthesis family protein yields the protein MLKNISVGHSPDADDIFMYYAIKFGWVTPDDAKFDNIALDIETLNQATLKGVYDICAISFALYPFVKDDYALLKTAVSFGEGYGPKLIKKKGTVLKKNFKVALSGEFTTNALLFKIAYPNARITYMNFLDIEKAVLDGTVDAGVLIHESILTYDNELEVEREMWDVWLELSGGGLPLPLGGMCLRRSIPLNNAINYENTLIKAVEVANKNRKVLAPMLLEKGLIRVDAPTLDKYLDLYANDNSVKMSEIQYKALDKLFELGYKNGFYQNLIKAEDFLIPSEYEELRAR
- a CDS encoding transglycosylase SLT domain-containing protein, with translation MKKILLLIFLVFSFSYSNSLGLTNTDLIILKKIKTLTDDTMMKYTLMAIAIKESSVGKKQINSVSNDYGLFQSNIKSVIRRQKVEDNIQNRNYFAKKLLTDVGFATANAIVEIDYWREIHKENWVRIWASYNTGWRFNSNTGVLYASSIFDIIKKLKFEYDL
- the nuoN gene encoding NADH-quinone oxidoreductase subunit NuoN, with the protein product MIEPINVSLESLNLGTIVPMSVAIIGALAIILTDIFNTNKHKSLYVILVVLFLVFDLFTLLAFSGDERGVFDIMLLDGIAVLSQCIIIGGGILFVLLGLSKLRFQEFRYAEYFALYLLAIAGLQFMVSSDSLIMIFVGLETSSLALYTMIAMHNRMVSIEAAIKYFTMGALTAGFFVFGSMIFYAITGSVELSQIAQVVTQDGFLSKENYANYVLVLVGFVFMFAALGFKLSLFPYHTWVPDVYQGSTSAMAGFLSVVPKMAGFVVALRFFEIFIHANDAIIQTMLYVTVILTMTIPNLIALQQKDIKRMLAYSSISNAGMAMAAIVIGTHQATTALFLYWILFTITNFGAFGMLWLNRGKEYNDYESPYTFKKFSGLAQISPFTASILGLFLFALAGLPPFALFWGKMYLIASAVNAGHIALAVIIVLNSAIAAYYYLRPVSYMFLRDPEVGISNTKFMQNATTPMKSVVGLAVLLAIISILLVEPLLNIIGTYVTNSGF
- a CDS encoding NADH-quinone oxidoreductase subunit M — encoded protein: MENILSMLIFFPAAAAVVGFLIHKDSMRQFGVVVTVVEFVLALLMWYYFDTNVAGMQFVQTLPLISSYGINYIVGVDGVSIFLIIMITFMTMIAIIGLTEKKDVKNLIITMLFLEMTMVGVFSSLDVVLFYIFWELTLIPMFYIIGFWGAEKRFYAAIKFFLYTFIGSLIMLIGILYFGYVYNQTTGVWSFSLLDWNSVVLPFDLQLWLFIAFFLGFAVKVPMFPFHTWLPIAHGQAPTIGSIILAAVLLKMETYGFIRFSLPLFPDASVYFVGFMATLGLIAIIYTAMLAYAQEDMKQMIAYSSISHMGVITLGVFALNVEGISGAVYLMIGHAIVSGALFMCVGVLYDRRHTKMIKDFGGLAHNMPVFAVVYIVVLMASIGLPLTIGFIGEFLSLLGFFKYSPIMAFIGALTIVLSAIYMLAMYKKVFFGKLVKEENKSMKDIFGRELVALGSLVVLIIALGIYPKVILDPLNTSVTHLTKVMEIKAVNEDTKEKLRALNSIGEVK
- the nuoL gene encoding NADH-quinone oxidoreductase subunit L, with protein sequence MEKFVYIALFAPLIGSLVAALFSTQPKTAFTGWFTSFMLAVSMYASLNLLHYVYTTDISLHVNLFDWIVIGNLDIPFGFVVDHVSVVMMSVVTVVSTMVHIHSIGYMEHDKGFNRYFSYLSAFVFSMLVLVMADNFAVLFIGWEGVGVCSWLLIGFWYHKESATWAANEAFIMNRVGDLGLLLGMFIIYWNIGSLQYDIVFAQVSTLETSTLIWIGVLLFVGAMGKSAQFPLHTWLADAMEGPTPVSALIHAATMVTAGVYLVVRANELYTLIPEVGYAIACLGAFVAIFAATMALVNNDMKRIIAYSTLSQLGYMFVAAGLGAYWVALFHLATHAFFKSVLFLGAGNVMHAMSDELDIRKMGGLHKKMKATSIIMIVASLALAGIFPLAGFFSKDKILEAAFNADAIILWGTLWITAGLTAFYSFRLVMKIFFGEQNYSNDEFHPHEAKGFVIASMIPLAVLAVVAGMFEHQFVEFVTKILPTWEASNLNNATIWILILVTSGVAILGILVAVFKYRNGGFSKSWEDTFIYRLLSNQYYIPKIYEVCISKPYYAISVWIFKVIEVKLIDASIDGLAHFVNKLGVKARIIQSGNLSSSLRLMVFGLILGLVLALVLSVL
- the nuoK gene encoding NADH-quinone oxidoreductase subunit NuoK, with translation MTLNAYLILSTLLFCIGLIGVIRRKNVLMLFFSTEIMLNAVNVGFAAISKFHGDLTGQMFAFFIIAVAASEVAIGLGLLILWYKRTGSINLDDIAGMKG
- a CDS encoding NADH-quinone oxidoreductase subunit J, with translation MFEVVAFIIFSVLTIGMFGITVLTNNALYALSSLAAGMIFISGFFFLLNADFLGAVQIVVYTGAVMALYAFGMMFFDSLSEVKEKIKNPRLVFLLSGMVALIVVVVLIAPIIGQNIEANYPVHPEYGNSVDVGLVLFTKYLLPFELAAIMLLVAMIGGIVLAGKKMDYSYSEMKEEEIDEKIKQDEASQKDVK
- the nuoI gene encoding NADH-quinone oxidoreductase subunit NuoI; translated protein: MELNKFKNRNISEDYITVQEDNYPKTSWDMFKQVMVRSVKGELFTGLKITFGIMYRALFKGEMATVQYPKEKLPIGPRYRAVHKLLRLLESGEERCIGCGLCEKICISNCIRMETRIDENSRKEVMQYTINMGRCIFCGYCAEVCPELAIVHGGRYENSSEQRAHFSLKEDILTSANGLGAQLEFDGYGSVSPDADKKIKKTPLSY
- the nuoH gene encoding NADH-quinone oxidoreductase subunit NuoH, translating into MESSIIIETIVKVIVVLAVFSALAGFTTYIERKVLAFMQRRLGPTNVGPYGLLQIAADGIKLFTKEDIIPANVNRPIFMVAPIITAATAFIAMSAIPFFPEFEMFGYTVKPIISDINVGVLFVMSVGAVGLYGPLLAGMSSANKWALLGGARTAIQLLSYEVVSGLALLAPLMMIGSLSLIDINNYQAGGVSNWIIWSQPVAFVLFVIAGFAETNRTPFDLLEHEAELVAGYATEYSGMRWGMFFIGEYANLFTISFLVALIFLGGFEPLWFIPGGLAIVLKVMFLIFLFLWTRASWPHIRPDQLMWLCWKILMPLAVLNILVTGFVLMF